In Apium graveolens cultivar Ventura chromosome 10, ASM990537v1, whole genome shotgun sequence, the following are encoded in one genomic region:
- the LOC141691845 gene encoding uncharacterized protein LOC141691845, translating into MATNRLTFTDLQNPLFMHPSDGPLSISVPKLQGAGDYRAWKRTFEIQLSAKRKLNFIDGSIARSVTNTTEASQWDTCNNLTQLEKRFSLTNGSRKYKLNKDLFSLKQNSMKLSEYFTSLSSLCEEIDSMNILPTVVVVTLEITKLLRAIEDIKEESKLFQFLNGLDETYGAQRSQLLMMCPLPSVEVACAMIQQEESQKEVL; encoded by the exons ATGGCTACAAATAGGCTAACATTTACAGATCTACAAAATCCCTTGTTTATGCATCCTTCAGATGGGCCACTATCAATAAGTGTGCCAAAGTTGCAAGGTGCAGGGGATTATAGAGCGTGGAAAAGAACATTCGAGATACAACTATCAGCTAAAAGGAAGCTTAATTTCATTGATGGATCGATTGCAAGGAGCGTCACAAATACAACGGAGGCTAGTCAGTGGGACACATGCAACAACTTG ACACAACTTGAGAAAAGGTTCTCTTTGACAAATGGATCTAGGAAGTACAAGTTAAATAAAGATCTTTTTAGCTTGAAACAAAATAGCATGAAATTAAGTGAATATTTCACTAGTTTAAGCAGTCTGTGTGAAGAGATAGACTCGATGAACATATTGCCCACTGTTGTTGTTGTCACACTAGAAATTACAAAGCTGTTAAGAGCAATAGAAGACATaaaagaagaatcaaagttaTTCCAGTTTTTAAATGGTTTGGACGAGACTTATGGAGCACAGCGTAGTCAGTTGCTAATGATGTGCCCATTACCATCAGTTGAAGTGGCGTGTGCGATGATTCAACAAGAAGAGTCGCAGAAAGAAGTATTATGA